AGGAACTTCGGGCGTGGGGCGGGCAGATCGGCGAAGACGGCGGCGATATCGCCACGGACCCGCGCCGTCGATGCCCGAGCGCAGCGATCGCCGTACTCGGTGATGTCGATCCGGCCTGCGGACAGATGCGTCCCGAGGACCTCGATCGCCTCTTCGCGCTCGACATCCCCGATCCGCAGCTCCGGCGACGAGAAGTCCTCCACGCTTAAGGATGCTACGTCGCCTGCGGCCGGATCGGGACCACGCGCTCGGCAATGTTTCCGTCGCGGCTGCGGTGATCAGTCCTTGATCTCGCAGAGCACGCTGCCCTGTTTGACCGTGGCACCGATCTCCGAGCTCAGTCCGCTGACGGTGCCCGCCTTGTGCGCCACCACCGGGTTCTCCATCTTCATGGCCTCCAGTACGACGATCAGATCGCCCGCGGCGACCTGGGCGCCGTCGCTCACGGCCAGTTTCACGACGGTGCCCTGCATCGGCGCGGCGACCGCATTGCCGGAGGCCACCACGGCGCTCTTGTTCCGGCCACGCCTGCGGGGTGCGGCCACGCCGTTCGTAGCCGGGGCCGCCGCGGCGAATCCGGCAGGCAGCGAGACCTCCAATCGCCGACCGCCGACCTCCACCACCAGGTTCTGCCTGGCCTCGGCGGAATCGGGGGCCTCGGACGGGTTCTCGAACGCGGCGATGGTGTTCTCGAACTCCGTCTCGATCCACCTGGTGTGCACGGAGAATTTGTCGACTGCGGTGAAGGCGGGATCGTCGACCACCGTGCGGTGGAACGGCAGCACGGTGGCCATGCCCTCGACGACGAACTCGTCCAGGGCGCGGCGGGCCCGGCGCAACGCCTCCTCGCGGGTGCTACCGGTGACGATCAGCTTGGCCAGCAACGAATCGAACTGACCACCGATCACGCTGCCGCTCTCCACACCCGCGTCCACCCGGATACCTGGGCCTGCCGGCGCGATGAAGCGGGTGACGGTTCCGGGGGCGGGCAAGAAGTTGCGGCCCGCGTCCTCGCCGTTGATGCGGAACTCGATCGAATGGCCGCGCGGGGTCGGATCGCCCTCGTGGGTCAGGCGTTCGCCCGCCGCGATGCGGAACTGCTCGGTCACCAGGTCGAGTCCGGAGGTCTCCTCGCTCACCGGGTGTTCCACCTGGAGACGGGTGTTGACCTCCAGGAACGAGATCGTGCCGTCGGTCCCGACCAGGAATTCCACCGTGCCCGCACCGTGATATCCGGCCTCCAGGCAGATGGCCCGTGCCGCCTCGTGGATGGTCTTGCGCTGCTCGTCGGACAGGAACGGCGCCGGGGCCTCCTCGACGAGCTTCTGGTGGCGGCGCTGCAGCGAGCAGTCCCGGGTGCCGACCACGATCACGCTGCCGTGCTGGTCGGCCAGCACCTGGGCCTCCACGTGGCGGGGCCGGTCCAGATAGCGTTCGACGAAGCACTCGCCGCGTCCGAAGGCGCTCACCGCCTCGCGCACGGCGCTGTCGAACAGCTCGGGGATCTCCTCGGTGGTGCGGGCGACCTTCAATCCCCGGCCGCCGCCGCCGAAGGCCGCCTTGATGGCCACCGGCAAGCCGTGGTCGGCGACGAAGTCCAGGATCTCCTCGGGGCCGGACACCGGTTCCTTGGTGCCGGGCACCAGTGGCGCGCCCGCGCGCAGGGCGATGTGTCGGGCGGTCACCTTGTCGCCGAGGTCGCGAATGGCCTGTGGGGTCGGGCCGATCCAGGTGAGGTCCGCGTCGAGAACGGCCTGGGCGAACTCGGCGTTCTCCGACAGGAAGCCGTATCCGGGGTGCACCGCGTCCGCGCCGCTGCGCCGGGCGGCGTCGATGACCTTCGCGATGTCGAGGTAGCTCTCGGCGGCGGTGGTGCCGCCCAACGCGAAGGCCTCGTCGGCGAGCCGGACGAAGGGCGCGTCCCGGTCCGGATCGGCATAGACCGCGACGCTGCCCAATCCGGCGTCGCGACAGGCGCGGACGACCCGGACGGCGATCTCGCCTCTGTTGGCGATCAGCACCTTCTGCAAGGGGCGTACGCGGACCTGCTCGGGCTGGTTTGCCGAATCGGGCACAGTTGCTTCCTCCTCGTCCCGGCGGCCTGCCGCCTGCGGGCTTCACGAGACGTGACTCGACCCCGAGTCTAGGAGGCGCCCCGAGCAGGGCCTACGCCTGAAGGATTGTTTACCTCATTGTTTGTACGATCAGCGACCGTTGGAGGTACCGACCTTGCCCGAATCCGCTGGTGAAGCACCTTCGGGTTCGTTCGATTCCCCATCCGTGTCGGCCTTGTCGGCCACGTCCTGCGCTGCCGAGTCGGTCGACCTCGGGTCGAGCAGGTGCTGCTCGGTGGAGTTCAGGACCTTGTCGTCGAGCAGGCCCTCGCTGCGCGCCACCAGCACCGGGATGGTGATCTGACCGGCGACGTTGGTCGCGGTGCGGATCATGTCCAGGATCGGGTCGATGGCCAGCACCAGGGCGATGCCCTCCAGGGGCAGGCCGACGGTGCTCAGGGTCAGCGTCAACGCGGTGAACCAACCCGCCACTCCCGCGCTCGCGCCGGTGGCCACCACCGGAACCAGGGCGATCAACAGGTAGTCGCCGAAGCTCAGCGTCTCGCCGTAGACCTGGGCGATGAAGATGGTGGCGATGGCCGGGTAGATCGCGGCGCAGCCATCCATCTTGGTGGTGACGCCCAGCGGCACGGCGAAGTCCGCGTAGGTCCGGTCGACACCGAGGTTGATGGCGGTCTGCCTGCTCAGCGGCAGGCTGGCGCCGGAGGAGCGGGACGCGAAGGCGAACTGCAGCACGGGCCAGACCTTGCGGAAGAAGATGCTCGGCCGCACCCCGGCGAACAACCGCAGCAGCAGCGGGTAGACACCCAGCAGCACGATGAAGCAGGCCACGTAGACGCCGATGCCCAACCGCGCCAGCGGGGCGAGCGTCTCGCCGAGCCCGTAGGTCGCCACGGCCCGACCGATCAGGCCGAGCACGCCCAGCGGCGCCAGCAGCACCAGCCACCAGAGGACCTTCTGCACGATCTCCAGCACCGAGCGGTTGACTGCGACGAAGGCCTCCGCCTTGCTACCCAGGCTGTAGGCCGCCGCGCC
This Actinoalloteichus hymeniacidonis DNA region includes the following protein-coding sequences:
- a CDS encoding dicarboxylate/amino acid:cation symporter; this translates as MSSTPAQATSATRKRPFSIPLAVQILIALALGVVLGLTARAFSLEWLTVTLQTLGSTFVSLLQATVVPLVFTAIVVSIASLRNLGRGPGAVARLGGKTLLWFATTAFISVLIGIATGLISNPGRGLDIQPDPAAVESLAEREPGTWLDFVTGLVPSNLFAAFAEGAVLQVVVVSVLVGAAAYSLGSKAEAFVAVNRSVLEIVQKVLWWLVLLAPLGVLGLIGRAVATYGLGETLAPLARLGIGVYVACFIVLLGVYPLLLRLFAGVRPSIFFRKVWPVLQFAFASRSSGASLPLSRQTAINLGVDRTYADFAVPLGVTTKMDGCAAIYPAIATIFIAQVYGETLSFGDYLLIALVPVVATGASAGVAGWFTALTLTLSTVGLPLEGIALVLAIDPILDMIRTATNVAGQITIPVLVARSEGLLDDKVLNSTEQHLLDPRSTDSAAQDVADKADTDGESNEPEGASPADSGKVGTSNGR
- a CDS encoding acetyl/propionyl/methylcrotonyl-CoA carboxylase subunit alpha, yielding MPDSANQPEQVRVRPLQKVLIANRGEIAVRVVRACRDAGLGSVAVYADPDRDAPFVRLADEAFALGGTTAAESYLDIAKVIDAARRSGADAVHPGYGFLSENAEFAQAVLDADLTWIGPTPQAIRDLGDKVTARHIALRAGAPLVPGTKEPVSGPEEILDFVADHGLPVAIKAAFGGGGRGLKVARTTEEIPELFDSAVREAVSAFGRGECFVERYLDRPRHVEAQVLADQHGSVIVVGTRDCSLQRRHQKLVEEAPAPFLSDEQRKTIHEAARAICLEAGYHGAGTVEFLVGTDGTISFLEVNTRLQVEHPVSEETSGLDLVTEQFRIAAGERLTHEGDPTPRGHSIEFRINGEDAGRNFLPAPGTVTRFIAPAGPGIRVDAGVESGSVIGGQFDSLLAKLIVTGSTREEALRRARRALDEFVVEGMATVLPFHRTVVDDPAFTAVDKFSVHTRWIETEFENTIAAFENPSEAPDSAEARQNLVVEVGGRRLEVSLPAGFAAAAPATNGVAAPRRRGRNKSAVVASGNAVAAPMQGTVVKLAVSDGAQVAAGDLIVVLEAMKMENPVVAHKAGTVSGLSSEIGATVKQGSVLCEIKD